The following are encoded together in the Capsulimonas corticalis genome:
- a CDS encoding ATP-binding cassette domain-containing protein, giving the protein MISVENVSKSYKSQTALAATTLQFDPASTTVLIGPSGCGKSTLLRIIVGLVTPDAGSVAVEGERLTAANVEAMRHRIGYVIQDGGLFPHLTAEGNVTLLAKFLRKPASEIEKRVGQLCEIVQLPREALGRFPSELSGGQRQRVGLMRALMLDPPALLLDEPLGALDPITRNELQGELKSIFARLGKTVVLVTHDMGEAAYLADRIVLMRAGRIVQQGTLADLIERPADPYVTEFIRAQRSPLPALPETAAP; this is encoded by the coding sequence ATGATCTCCGTCGAAAACGTCTCCAAATCCTACAAATCGCAGACCGCGCTTGCGGCGACCACGTTACAGTTCGATCCGGCGTCCACCACGGTGCTGATCGGGCCGAGCGGGTGCGGGAAGTCGACGCTTCTCAGAATCATCGTCGGACTGGTCACGCCGGATGCGGGGAGCGTGGCGGTGGAAGGGGAGCGGCTGACGGCGGCGAATGTGGAGGCGATGCGGCATCGGATCGGGTATGTGATCCAGGATGGCGGACTCTTTCCACATCTGACGGCTGAGGGAAACGTGACGCTGCTGGCGAAGTTTCTGCGCAAGCCTGCTTCGGAGATCGAAAAGCGGGTGGGGCAGCTGTGCGAGATCGTGCAGCTGCCGCGTGAGGCGCTGGGGCGGTTTCCTTCGGAGCTGTCGGGCGGACAGCGGCAGCGGGTCGGCCTGATGCGGGCGCTGATGCTGGATCCGCCGGCCCTGCTGCTGGATGAGCCGCTGGGCGCCCTGGATCCAATCACGCGCAATGAACTGCAAGGGGAGCTGAAATCGATCTTCGCGCGCCTGGGCAAAACCGTCGTGCTCGTGACGCATGACATGGGCGAGGCGGCGTACCTGGCGGACCGAATCGTCTTGATGCGCGCCGGCCGGATCGTGCAGCAAGGGACGCTGGCCGATCTCATCGAGCGCCCTGCCGACCCCTATGTGACCGAGTTTATCCGCGCGCAGCGCTCGCCGCTGCCGGCCCTCCCGGAGACTGCCGCCCCATGA
- a CDS encoding ABC transporter permease/substrate-binding protein, whose protein sequence is MTRFLAALALLFTLASSAAADNSLTVGSKRFTESYVLAEIVKQVANQTGEAKAEHKQGLGNTGIVFAALKSGAIDVYPEYTGTISQELLKEKDAVDLVAMKSKLAGQGLDVDIPLGFNDTYALAMRDDQAQKLGIKSMSDLAKHPELHYGLSPEFLKRADGWPGVAKVYGVSATPQGIDHGLAYEAIAQGQIDVMDIYSTDAKIEKYHLRVLDDDQKFFPAYDAVLLYRRDLPARLPKTWAALESLKGKITAAQMVGMNADVELRGKTFAQVAQEFIAHNLRGGAPVAAGSDAPQSFWGRLFGGDFWTLTAQHLWLVFGSLLLAVLVGVPLGVWAARAPAASGPILTVVGVIQTIPSLALLIFLLTLFHAIGNPPALAALFLYSLLPIVRNTYTGLTDIAPALRESAVALGLPAGARLRLIELPLASRAILAGIKTSAVINVGTATIAALIGAGGYGERIVSGLAVNDTAVLLTGAIPAALLALLVQGAFDLLDRFITPAGLRPR, encoded by the coding sequence ATGACACGCTTCCTCGCCGCCCTCGCGCTTCTTTTCACTCTCGCCTCCTCGGCCGCCGCCGACAATTCGCTGACGGTCGGCTCCAAGCGATTTACAGAATCTTACGTCCTGGCGGAGATCGTCAAGCAAGTGGCGAACCAGACGGGAGAGGCGAAGGCGGAGCACAAACAGGGACTGGGCAATACGGGAATCGTTTTCGCGGCGCTCAAGAGCGGGGCGATCGATGTCTATCCGGAGTATACGGGGACGATCTCGCAGGAGCTGCTCAAGGAAAAAGACGCCGTCGATCTGGTGGCGATGAAGTCGAAACTGGCCGGGCAGGGGCTGGATGTCGATATCCCGCTGGGATTCAATGATACCTATGCGCTGGCGATGCGCGACGACCAAGCTCAGAAGCTTGGGATCAAGAGCATGTCCGATCTCGCCAAGCATCCCGAACTACACTATGGATTGTCGCCCGAGTTTCTGAAGCGCGCCGACGGCTGGCCGGGAGTCGCCAAGGTTTACGGCGTCTCGGCGACGCCGCAAGGAATCGACCACGGTCTCGCCTATGAAGCGATCGCGCAGGGGCAGATCGACGTCATGGATATCTACTCCACGGACGCCAAGATCGAAAAGTATCATCTGCGCGTGCTCGACGACGATCAGAAGTTCTTCCCGGCCTACGACGCCGTTTTGCTTTATCGCCGCGATCTGCCGGCCCGGCTTCCGAAGACCTGGGCGGCGCTGGAAAGCTTGAAAGGCAAGATCACGGCGGCGCAGATGGTGGGAATGAACGCGGATGTGGAGCTGCGCGGCAAGACCTTCGCCCAGGTCGCGCAGGAGTTCATCGCGCACAATCTTCGCGGGGGCGCGCCTGTTGCCGCAGGCTCGGACGCGCCGCAGAGTTTCTGGGGGCGCCTTTTTGGCGGCGACTTCTGGACGCTGACGGCGCAGCACCTCTGGCTGGTCTTCGGCTCGCTTCTGCTCGCCGTCCTGGTCGGCGTCCCGCTGGGCGTCTGGGCGGCGCGCGCCCCGGCCGCCTCCGGGCCGATCCTGACCGTCGTCGGCGTCATCCAGACGATCCCGTCGCTGGCCCTCTTGATCTTCCTGCTCACTCTCTTTCACGCCATCGGCAATCCGCCGGCGCTCGCGGCCCTCTTCCTCTACTCCTTGCTGCCGATCGTGCGCAACACCTACACGGGACTGACGGACATCGCCCCCGCGCTGCGCGAATCGGCGGTCGCCCTCGGCCTGCCGGCCGGCGCGCGGCTTCGCCTGATCGAGCTGCCGCTGGCCTCGCGCGCCATCCTCGCGGGCATCAAAACCTCCGCCGTCATCAATGTCGGAACCGCCACCATCGCCGCGCTCATCGGCGCCGGCGGCTACGGCGAACGCATCGTCTCCGGCCTCGCCGTCAACGACACCGCCGTCCTCCTCACCGGCGCCATCCCCGCCGCCCTGCTCGCCCTTCTCGTCCAGGGCGCCTTCGACCTTTTGGACCGCTTCATCACCCCGGCGGGGCTGCGGCCCCGCTAA
- a CDS encoding sugar-binding domain-containing protein: protein MRQITRLLLRLLVIICAAPLLTNPAHAAAPPGYLWLEGESAQTSATVNIAGWGHKEFLSGEKWLHVSVDADKVEKEVPETGIVLRYPLTVKNAASYQIWNRIGFEFVRSPFEWRVDNGAWATVAPEQLTTDLMELDTWCEVAWVKMGAQDLAAGDHVLEIRLPRTKDAQGKIQRVLYASDALCLTAGDWTPNSHFKPDESGRTAADDAAAKNVFALPEAQGEGRRVSVDLKGQWEICRNDEQTPGEVAAPIQDFPKDPRWTAIAVPGNKNELRPDLLFAHRVWYRTRVEAPKSLAGRSFQLVFPQNNLNTTVYVNGVYCGFNKNPYARITFDLTPGMKTGTNEIWVGLRDAWYGYSANPKNPMKLRRQFNLPTSVTESGFQDLAYPIWHAFQSGILDTPTLVAAGPVYAADVFCRPSVARKSMAVDVTLSSLLPSGTHGEVICEAIEPKTGQAAHTVGRESFTMAGDQAITIGGAWTDPKLWWPDDPHLYWLRTRVEIGGKTVDVSDTPFGFREWGAKGSEFTLNGVPWHGWADLQPGATPAEWLANYRKTQQTIMRYMGTSQGGTDWMGLSPNEALNFFDANGVVVRRCGPLDGEAIGYNAIENDPDLQTLNKSPIKMDLMRNWRDQMVAQVRGERNHPSVMLWSIENEWLYINCINLYGDKMPLFEAEAKATSDAVRTVDPTRLTMTDGGGANADQSMPVHGNHYVFDSGEAVSKYPALAYDKNPTGGGRGRWTWDEKRPRFLGEDFYATGINPFDYAYFGGEDAFQGKAQARPAAALVYRMLTEGYRWAGYGAWHLWAGPENGEADQYRSQAPRAVFCRQWDWTFSGGQRVPRTLGIFNDTHSDAPIDLTWTLTLGGKQIATQTTTHHVLPGASEKFDVALALPAVATRREGTWTLALSVGGHSVFSDVKAVSVLPPGPAAARPVAAALSLGDLAVYDPKESAAAFLTSCKIPFTPLKSLTAVSTKSRVLLVGRDALTPAQSASSALAAYASGGRTVIVLEQTNPLKYQGLPAQMETAVNEGRTAFAEDLDHPALSGLRQKDFFTWGPDEVVYRSAYAKPTSGAKSLIQCHNRLGNTALAEVPAGKGLLLLSQLTLEEKLASNAVAQKLLLNLIAYGRRYQQEFRPVTTSVTSGAPLGKALDAMGVQSTKAGDPLGAITPPGARIAVIEATPAHLKTLAANMAKVKEFCAAGGWIVFNGLTPEGLADYNKIVGVDHMIRPFRRERVAFSAPRSPLTAGLTTGDIVMHSGERIFNWTSDEYVASDIFSYVLDYDDVAPFATFPNDFLANMVNGFASADGWPYIVNVPTSPDKPFEFTFHLPKPQEINEFDWTGNTFYYPTTKVTLTFDGRAADALSLATDPTNAPQVFPIAPPRAARDITMRLAAWNVVNTAPNVGVDNVSLKAKRSPEFYQTVKPMLNIGAMLEYKKGAGGIVLCNVLYKETETVAENAGKKRALLAAVLRNLKAPFGGAKNVIAGAGLQYTPLDISKQANQYRDERGWFGDKAFTFADLPTGKQTFAGVPFQIYSFPTSPVPTAVMLGGAGVPNNLSDTVRGVPIGRNADALFFLQTARIDQRRSADDIKNGRQSEMALYVVHYVDGQTASIPIRSEIDVDDYKQKTPAALPGAQIAWVKPYAGTEYSAVAYLMTWNNPRPGVKIESVDLEYGADRRGVIALLAVTAGEEPSPHSLSRESAKARERGVQRSEPKLGFAPEVRRHASTQEEMRM from the coding sequence ATGCGTCAAATCACCCGTCTTCTGCTCCGCCTTCTCGTCATAATCTGTGCTGCCCCGCTACTCACAAATCCCGCGCACGCCGCCGCGCCGCCAGGGTATCTCTGGCTCGAAGGCGAATCGGCGCAGACGAGCGCGACGGTCAACATCGCTGGCTGGGGGCATAAAGAGTTTCTGTCGGGGGAAAAGTGGCTCCATGTTTCCGTGGATGCGGACAAGGTGGAGAAGGAGGTTCCGGAGACGGGGATTGTGCTGCGATATCCGTTGACGGTGAAAAATGCGGCGAGTTATCAGATCTGGAATCGGATTGGGTTTGAGTTCGTGCGGTCGCCGTTTGAGTGGCGCGTGGACAATGGGGCGTGGGCGACGGTTGCGCCGGAGCAGTTGACGACGGATTTGATGGAGCTGGATACGTGGTGCGAGGTCGCCTGGGTGAAGATGGGCGCGCAGGATTTGGCGGCGGGCGATCATGTGCTGGAGATTCGATTGCCGAGGACCAAGGATGCGCAGGGGAAGATTCAGCGGGTGCTGTATGCGTCGGACGCGTTGTGTTTGACGGCGGGGGATTGGACGCCGAATTCGCACTTTAAGCCGGATGAAAGCGGGCGCACGGCGGCGGATGACGCGGCGGCGAAAAACGTGTTCGCGCTGCCCGAGGCGCAGGGCGAGGGGCGGCGGGTTTCGGTGGATTTGAAGGGGCAATGGGAGATCTGCCGTAACGATGAACAGACGCCGGGCGAAGTCGCGGCGCCGATCCAGGATTTCCCCAAGGATCCGCGCTGGACGGCGATTGCCGTGCCAGGGAATAAGAACGAATTGCGGCCGGATCTGCTCTTCGCGCACCGGGTCTGGTATCGCACGCGAGTCGAGGCTCCGAAGTCGCTCGCGGGGCGCTCGTTTCAGTTGGTTTTTCCGCAGAATAATCTCAACACGACGGTCTATGTCAATGGCGTTTACTGCGGCTTCAATAAGAACCCATATGCGCGGATCACGTTCGATCTGACGCCGGGCATGAAGACGGGGACTAATGAGATCTGGGTGGGGCTTCGCGACGCCTGGTACGGCTATTCGGCCAATCCTAAGAACCCGATGAAGCTGCGGCGGCAGTTCAATTTGCCGACGAGCGTCACGGAAAGCGGATTTCAGGACCTCGCCTACCCCATCTGGCACGCGTTTCAGTCGGGGATCCTGGACACGCCGACGCTGGTGGCCGCCGGTCCCGTCTATGCGGCCGATGTCTTTTGCCGCCCTTCTGTTGCGCGCAAGTCAATGGCGGTGGATGTCACTCTCTCATCGCTGCTCCCCAGCGGAACGCATGGCGAGGTGATCTGCGAGGCGATTGAGCCGAAGACCGGACAGGCGGCGCACACGGTCGGGCGCGAGTCGTTCACGATGGCGGGCGATCAGGCGATTACCATTGGCGGCGCCTGGACCGATCCCAAGCTCTGGTGGCCGGACGATCCCCATCTTTACTGGCTGCGCACGCGGGTGGAGATCGGCGGCAAAACGGTGGATGTCTCCGACACGCCGTTCGGCTTCCGGGAATGGGGCGCGAAGGGCTCGGAATTCACGCTGAACGGCGTTCCCTGGCATGGATGGGCGGACTTGCAGCCGGGCGCGACGCCGGCGGAGTGGCTGGCGAATTATCGCAAAACGCAGCAGACGATCATGCGATACATGGGAACCTCGCAGGGCGGAACGGACTGGATGGGACTGTCGCCCAATGAGGCGCTGAACTTTTTCGATGCGAACGGCGTGGTGGTGCGCCGCTGTGGGCCGCTGGACGGCGAGGCGATCGGCTACAACGCGATTGAGAACGATCCCGACTTGCAGACCCTCAACAAATCCCCCATCAAGATGGATCTGATGCGCAACTGGCGGGATCAAATGGTCGCTCAGGTCCGGGGAGAGCGCAACCATCCCTCGGTGATGCTCTGGTCGATTGAAAACGAGTGGCTGTATATCAACTGCATCAATTTGTACGGCGATAAGATGCCGCTCTTTGAAGCCGAGGCGAAGGCGACTTCGGACGCCGTCCGGACCGTCGATCCCACGCGATTGACGATGACCGACGGCGGCGGAGCGAACGCCGACCAGTCGATGCCCGTTCACGGCAACCATTATGTCTTCGATTCGGGCGAAGCCGTATCCAAATACCCAGCGCTCGCCTACGACAAAAATCCCACCGGCGGCGGGCGCGGGCGCTGGACGTGGGACGAAAAGCGTCCGCGCTTTTTGGGCGAGGATTTCTACGCCACCGGCATCAATCCATTCGACTACGCCTACTTCGGCGGCGAGGATGCGTTTCAGGGCAAGGCGCAGGCGCGTCCGGCGGCCGCGCTTGTCTACCGGATGCTCACCGAAGGTTATCGCTGGGCAGGTTACGGCGCGTGGCATCTCTGGGCAGGGCCGGAAAATGGCGAGGCGGACCAGTATCGGTCGCAGGCGCCCCGCGCCGTCTTCTGCCGGCAGTGGGATTGGACCTTCAGCGGGGGCCAGCGCGTCCCGCGCACGCTCGGGATCTTCAACGACACACATTCGGACGCGCCGATCGATTTGACGTGGACGCTGACGCTGGGCGGCAAGCAAATCGCGACACAGACGACGACGCATCACGTGCTCCCAGGCGCCAGCGAAAAGTTCGATGTCGCCCTCGCCCTGCCCGCCGTCGCCACGCGCCGGGAAGGGACGTGGACGCTGGCGCTTTCCGTCGGCGGACACTCCGTCTTCAGCGATGTCAAAGCCGTGTCCGTGCTGCCGCCCGGGCCAGCCGCCGCGCGGCCCGTCGCGGCGGCGCTCTCGTTGGGTGATCTGGCGGTCTACGATCCGAAGGAAAGCGCCGCCGCGTTTCTCACCTCCTGCAAAATCCCGTTCACGCCTCTCAAGAGCCTGACGGCCGTCTCCACGAAATCCCGCGTGCTGCTTGTGGGACGCGATGCGCTGACGCCCGCGCAGAGCGCCTCCAGCGCGCTCGCGGCATACGCCAGCGGGGGACGCACGGTGATCGTTCTGGAGCAGACGAATCCCCTGAAGTATCAGGGGCTCCCGGCGCAAATGGAGACAGCGGTGAACGAGGGGCGAACGGCCTTCGCCGAAGACCTGGACCACCCCGCCCTCTCGGGCCTTCGGCAGAAGGATTTCTTCACCTGGGGGCCGGATGAAGTCGTCTATCGCAGCGCGTACGCCAAACCGACGAGCGGCGCCAAGTCGCTGATCCAGTGCCACAACCGGTTGGGGAATACGGCGCTGGCCGAGGTTCCCGCCGGAAAGGGATTGCTGCTGCTCAGCCAGCTCACGCTGGAGGAAAAGCTGGCGTCGAACGCCGTCGCGCAAAAGCTGCTGCTCAATTTGATTGCTTACGGACGCCGGTATCAACAAGAATTCCGGCCGGTGACGACCAGCGTCACCAGCGGCGCGCCGCTCGGCAAGGCGCTGGACGCGATGGGCGTCCAGTCCACGAAGGCCGGCGATCCGCTGGGCGCGATCACGCCTCCCGGCGCGCGCATCGCCGTCATCGAAGCCACGCCCGCGCATCTCAAAACCCTGGCCGCGAACATGGCGAAGGTCAAGGAGTTCTGCGCCGCCGGCGGCTGGATCGTTTTCAACGGGCTGACGCCGGAAGGGCTGGCGGATTACAACAAGATCGTCGGCGTGGACCATATGATCCGCCCCTTTCGCCGCGAGCGCGTCGCCTTCTCCGCCCCGCGCAGCCCATTGACGGCGGGGCTGACGACCGGCGATATCGTCATGCACTCCGGCGAGCGGATCTTCAATTGGACATCCGACGAATATGTCGCCTCGGATATCTTCAGCTATGTGCTGGACTACGACGATGTGGCGCCCTTCGCCACGTTCCCAAATGACTTCCTGGCGAACATGGTCAACGGCTTCGCCTCCGCCGACGGCTGGCCCTACATCGTCAACGTCCCGACCAGCCCCGACAAGCCGTTCGAGTTCACGTTCCATCTGCCAAAGCCACAAGAGATCAACGAGTTCGACTGGACCGGCAACACGTTCTACTACCCGACGACCAAAGTCACCCTGACCTTCGACGGCCGCGCGGCCGACGCGCTTTCGCTCGCGACGGACCCGACCAACGCGCCGCAGGTCTTCCCGATCGCGCCGCCGCGCGCGGCGCGGGACATCACGATGCGTCTCGCCGCCTGGAACGTGGTGAACACCGCGCCGAACGTCGGCGTGGACAACGTCTCGCTCAAGGCGAAGCGCTCCCCGGAGTTCTACCAAACCGTCAAACCGATGCTGAACATCGGCGCGATGCTGGAATACAAAAAAGGCGCGGGCGGCATCGTCCTCTGCAACGTGCTGTACAAAGAGACGGAGACCGTGGCGGAAAACGCCGGCAAGAAACGCGCCCTGCTCGCCGCCGTGCTGCGAAATCTCAAGGCGCCGTTCGGCGGCGCCAAAAACGTCATCGCCGGCGCTGGGCTGCAATATACGCCGCTGGACATCTCCAAACAGGCCAATCAATACCGCGACGAGCGCGGCTGGTTCGGCGACAAAGCGTTCACCTTCGCCGACCTGCCCACCGGCAAGCAGACCTTCGCCGGCGTCCCGTTCCAAATCTACAGCTTCCCGACCTCTCCCGTCCCGACCGCCGTCATGCTCGGCGGCGCCGGCGTCCCGAACAACCTCTCCGACACCGTGCGCGGCGTCCCCATCGGCCGCAACGCCGACGCCCTCTTCTTCCTGCAAACCGCCCGGATCGACCAGCGCCGCAGCGCCGACGACATCAAAAACGGCAGGCAATCCGAAATGGCCCTCTATGTCGTCCATTACGTCGACGGTCAAACAGCGTCGATTCCGATCCGTTCTGAGATCGACGTAGACGATTACAAGCAAAAGACGCCCGCCGCGCTGCCCGGCGCGCAGATCGCCTGGGTCAAGCCTTACGCGGGGACGGAGTATTCCGCCGTGGCTTATTTGATGACGTGGAATAACCCAAGGCCCGGCGTGAAGATTGAGAGTGTGGATTTGGAGTACGGGGCGGATCGCAGAGGCGTGATTGCGCTGCTGGCGGTGACGGCGGGAGAAGAGCCCTCACCCCATTCCCTCTCCCGAGAAAGCGCTAAAGCGCGGGAGAGGGGTGTCCAAAGGTCGGAGCCAAAACTTGGCTTCGCGCCCGAGGTAAGACGCCACGCCTCCACCCAAGAGGAAATGCGGATGTAA
- a CDS encoding TMEM175 family protein translates to MLLRRTHASDGFDMSTQRIEAFSDGVFAIAITLLILELRVPEDSAGHHFDLAASLRSLWPSYFAYILSFVIVGIYWANHHFVFKLYKRTNHVFNLLNVFFLMCVSFLPFPTSVLAKHMQNAADERTAVAFYTFGLLLPALSWMLMWLYASKGYRLIDKRLTPSFVNYMTGQYILSTGLYLLALIASLINPKYGLGVAVGLTLLYLAPPKRPVYREIKEEESEG, encoded by the coding sequence ATGCTTTTACGCCGCACGCACGCCTCCGACGGTTTCGATATGTCCACCCAGCGCATCGAGGCGTTCAGCGACGGCGTGTTCGCCATCGCCATCACCCTGCTCATCCTGGAGCTGCGCGTGCCGGAAGACAGCGCCGGTCATCATTTCGACCTGGCCGCCTCCCTGCGCTCGCTGTGGCCATCGTACTTCGCCTATATCCTCAGCTTCGTGATTGTGGGGATTTACTGGGCGAACCACCACTTCGTCTTCAAGCTCTACAAAAGGACCAACCACGTTTTCAATCTGCTGAACGTCTTCTTTTTGATGTGCGTCTCGTTTCTGCCGTTTCCCACTTCTGTGCTCGCCAAACACATGCAAAACGCGGCGGATGAAAGGACGGCGGTGGCGTTTTACACCTTCGGCCTGCTGCTCCCGGCGCTTTCCTGGATGCTGATGTGGCTGTACGCCAGCAAAGGCTACCGCCTGATCGACAAGCGGCTGACGCCGTCATTCGTGAATTATATGACGGGCCAGTACATCCTCTCCACGGGCCTTTATTTATTGGCGCTGATCGCCTCGCTGATCAACCCCAAATACGGCCTGGGAGTAGCGGTCGGCCTGACGCTCTTGTATCTGGCGCCGCCGAAGCGGCCGGTATATCGGGAGATTAAAGAAGAAGAGTCGGAGGGGTAA
- a CDS encoding endonuclease domain-containing protein, translated as MHQKFAPVCAPGTLDKWSLARQMRRSPTAAEVKLWSYLRGNMMLGLKFRRQHVVDGFIADFYCHALRLVIEVDGGVHEDHLEYDQERQAFFEQSGLAVLRFSNEEILTKTNQVLAKIEIRCHQGMANTLRRQNRRSD; from the coding sequence ATGCATCAAAAATTTGCCCCTGTTTGCGCGCCTGGGACGCTAGACAAGTGGTCACTGGCTCGCCAAATGCGGCGCTCTCCTACAGCGGCTGAAGTGAAACTGTGGAGTTATTTACGCGGAAATATGATGCTTGGTCTAAAATTCCGTCGCCAGCATGTTGTCGATGGCTTCATCGCCGATTTCTATTGCCATGCACTAAGATTGGTGATAGAAGTTGATGGCGGAGTGCATGAAGATCATTTGGAATACGATCAGGAACGGCAAGCCTTTTTTGAACAGAGCGGCCTAGCCGTTTTGCGCTTTAGCAACGAGGAAATTCTCACAAAGACGAACCAAGTTCTTGCAAAAATCGAAATCCGTTGTCATCAAGGAATGGCTAACACACTTCGCAGGCAAAATCGCCGTTCCGACTGA
- a CDS encoding methyl-accepting chemotaxis protein — protein MKNFAPKTIAQKLCLWIALATCTVLTVTSWVSYATSRNALERQTDAQATIQAESAAQGVDSMIAQASIMARAIGSRQEVTGVESMKTLVPLFAKILENTPKDQAYDAYVAFDAIKYTDPNSVPIVTRTSWPNAGPNASYDFHAPDQDWYAGPKSTGQPYVTEPYFDDGATNVSMVSCTYPIFDARHKFFGVSGVDMTLDGIQQSIAGVRLLKDPQYKDSEYTFLVSKGGLVVAHPKTDLLPHKGYKGEKIDHLADGKLTLSSASGVAVATLNGDARRIYWATAPVTGWKVVINVSQSAVMAPLAVLRNRALLLSALSVLLMVFVVFVIATKMMRPLETLSNAAEGLAQGDVDQKITVNSKDEIGAIADALRSVIQYQSEMADAAHRIAHKDLSAIVTPKSDRDALGCAFAQMTSNLRELAGDLQAAALGVTSASQSLANSSRQVGATADGVSATMSEVAQATDQSARGASEVAQGAANQARSIAEGASLVNQLGAAVRNVSQDAGEATRAAADATKAAGNGALAVSQTVAGMLAIRQTITESAAVVGSLEQSSEKIGGIVQTIEQIAEQTNLLALNAAIEAARAGEAGRGFAVVADEVRKLAERSSAATREIGGLIADVQTRTRQAVASMQHGARDVESGSDLAEEAGAALARIQDVVRTVTERVEGIASAAAQIHESSEAVSRSITEVAAVVEQSSAAAEEMSASAEEVSASIQTVAGTTAQQNAAVAELALSAQDLAGIAQSLEAVVRQFQLEGEGNGSPKLTMVRAA, from the coding sequence ATGAAAAACTTTGCCCCCAAGACAATCGCTCAAAAACTTTGCCTGTGGATCGCCCTCGCCACCTGTACGGTGCTGACCGTGACCTCCTGGGTCAGCTACGCGACAAGCCGCAATGCGCTGGAGCGCCAGACCGACGCGCAGGCGACGATACAGGCGGAATCCGCCGCGCAGGGCGTCGACTCCATGATCGCCCAGGCCAGCATCATGGCGCGAGCGATCGGATCGCGCCAGGAAGTGACGGGCGTCGAGTCGATGAAGACTCTGGTTCCTCTGTTCGCGAAGATCCTGGAAAATACGCCGAAAGACCAGGCTTACGACGCCTATGTCGCCTTCGACGCGATCAAGTATACCGACCCCAACTCCGTTCCGATCGTCACCCGGACCTCGTGGCCCAACGCCGGTCCGAACGCCAGCTACGATTTTCACGCGCCCGATCAGGATTGGTACGCCGGCCCGAAATCCACCGGTCAGCCGTATGTCACCGAGCCATACTTCGACGACGGCGCCACGAATGTCTCCATGGTCAGCTGTACGTATCCCATCTTTGACGCGCGCCACAAATTCTTTGGCGTTTCCGGCGTCGATATGACGCTCGATGGGATCCAGCAGAGCATCGCCGGCGTCCGCCTTCTGAAAGACCCGCAGTATAAAGACAGCGAGTATACGTTCCTTGTCAGCAAGGGCGGACTTGTCGTCGCGCACCCCAAAACCGACCTGCTGCCGCACAAGGGCTATAAGGGAGAGAAGATCGACCACCTCGCCGACGGCAAGCTGACTCTGAGCTCCGCGTCCGGCGTCGCGGTGGCGACGCTGAACGGCGACGCGCGCCGTATCTACTGGGCGACCGCGCCGGTGACGGGCTGGAAGGTCGTGATCAACGTCTCCCAGAGCGCCGTGATGGCGCCGCTCGCCGTGCTGCGCAACCGGGCGCTGCTGCTGAGCGCCCTGTCCGTCTTGCTGATGGTCTTCGTGGTTTTTGTAATCGCGACGAAGATGATGCGGCCCCTGGAGACGCTGTCGAATGCGGCCGAAGGATTGGCGCAAGGCGACGTCGATCAGAAAATCACCGTCAATTCGAAGGACGAGATCGGCGCGATCGCCGATGCGCTTCGCTCCGTGATCCAATATCAGTCGGAAATGGCGGACGCCGCTCATCGGATCGCCCATAAGGACCTCAGCGCCATTGTGACGCCGAAGTCGGACCGCGACGCGCTGGGATGCGCGTTTGCCCAGATGACGTCGAACCTGCGTGAGCTGGCCGGCGACTTGCAGGCGGCGGCCCTCGGCGTCACCTCCGCCTCGCAGTCCCTTGCGAACTCCTCGCGCCAGGTCGGCGCGACCGCCGACGGCGTCAGCGCTACGATGAGCGAAGTCGCGCAGGCGACCGACCAATCGGCGCGCGGCGCTTCGGAAGTGGCGCAGGGCGCCGCGAACCAGGCTCGTTCGATCGCCGAAGGCGCGTCGCTGGTCAATCAGCTCGGCGCCGCCGTCCGTAACGTCAGCCAGGACGCCGGAGAAGCGACCCGCGCGGCGGCCGACGCCACCAAAGCCGCCGGCAACGGCGCGCTGGCGGTTTCGCAGACAGTCGCGGGAATGCTCGCCATCCGTCAGACGATCACGGAAAGCGCCGCCGTGGTTGGTTCCCTGGAGCAGTCCTCGGAGAAGATCGGCGGTATCGTACAAACCATCGAACAGATCGCGGAGCAGACGAACTTGCTGGCCCTGAACGCCGCCATCGAAGCGGCCCGCGCCGGCGAGGCGGGGCGCGGCTTCGCGGTGGTCGCCGACGAAGTCCGCAAACTGGCCGAACGCTCCAGCGCCGCTACCCGCGAGATCGGCGGCCTGATCGCCGATGTCCAGACCCGCACGCGCCAAGCGGTCGCCTCCATGCAGCATGGCGCCCGCGATGTCGAAAGCGGTTCCGACCTGGCCGAAGAAGCCGGCGCGGCGCTGGCGCGCATTCAGGACGTCGTGCGCACCGTGACCGAGCGCGTCGAGGGCATCGCCTCCGCCGCCGCGCAGATCCACGAATCGTCCGAAGCCGTCTCCCGCTCCATCACCGAAGTCGCCGCCGTCGTCGAGCAAAGCAGCGCCGCCGCCGAGGAGATGTCCGCCTCCGCCGAGGAAGTGTCCGCCTCCATCCAAACGGTCGCCGGCACAACCGCCCAGCAAAACGCCGCCGTCGCCGAACTGGCTCTGTCCGCACAGGACCTCGCCGGCATCGCGCAATCACTCGAAGCGGTCGTCCGCCAGTTCCAATTGGAAGGCGAGGGGAATGGTTCTCCGAAGCTGACGATGGTGCGCGCGGCGTAG